From a single Campylobacter concisus genomic region:
- the ychF gene encoding redox-regulated ATPase YchF has product MGLSVGIVGLPNVGKSTTFNALTKAQNAESANYPFCTIEPNKAIVPVPDKRLNELAKIVNPNKIQYSTIEFVDIAGLVKGASSGEGLGNKFLSNIRETELILHIVRCFEDENITHVEGSVDPVRDIEIIQTELILADIEQLNKKIEKLTREAKANAKGAKEALEIANLLLAHLNEGKSASSFEQRDSEAFLSLNRELRLLSAKEVVYGANVDEEGLSEDNKFVKALKEYAKASDHEVIKLCAKVEEELIGLSDEEAHEFLASLGTSESGLEKIIKTSFAKLNLISYFTAGVVEVRAWTITKGWKAPKAASVIHNDFERGFIRAEVICYEDYIAHGGENGAKEAGKMRLEGKDYVVQDGDVMHFRFNV; this is encoded by the coding sequence ATGGGACTTTCAGTTGGAATCGTAGGCCTACCAAATGTGGGCAAATCAACGACATTTAACGCACTTACAAAGGCGCAAAATGCCGAGAGCGCAAACTATCCGTTTTGCACTATCGAGCCAAACAAAGCCATTGTGCCAGTGCCTGATAAGCGCCTAAATGAGCTTGCAAAGATAGTTAATCCTAATAAAATTCAGTATTCAACCATCGAATTTGTCGATATCGCTGGCCTTGTAAAAGGGGCGAGCTCTGGCGAGGGACTTGGCAATAAATTTTTATCAAACATCAGAGAGACCGAGCTTATTTTGCACATAGTTCGCTGCTTTGAGGACGAAAACATCACTCACGTCGAGGGCAGTGTCGATCCAGTAAGAGACATCGAGATCATCCAAACCGAGCTCATACTAGCTGATATCGAGCAGCTAAACAAAAAGATAGAAAAGCTCACAAGAGAGGCGAAGGCAAATGCAAAAGGTGCTAAAGAGGCACTTGAGATAGCAAATTTACTTTTGGCTCATCTAAATGAGGGCAAAAGCGCAAGTAGCTTTGAGCAAAGAGATAGTGAGGCGTTTTTGTCACTCAATAGAGAGCTAAGACTTTTAAGCGCCAAAGAGGTAGTTTATGGTGCGAACGTCGATGAAGAAGGACTTAGTGAAGATAATAAATTTGTAAAAGCACTAAAAGAGTACGCAAAAGCCTCAGACCACGAGGTGATCAAGCTTTGCGCCAAAGTAGAAGAGGAGCTAATCGGACTAAGCGACGAAGAGGCGCACGAGTTTTTAGCCTCTCTTGGCACGAGCGAGAGCGGACTTGAAAAGATCATCAAAACGTCTTTTGCAAAGCTAAATTTGATAAGCTATTTCACCGCTGGCGTCGTGGAAGTAAGGGCTTGGACGATTACAAAAGGTTGGAAAGCGCCAAAAGCAGCAAGCGTCATTCATAATGACTTTGAGAGGGGCTTCATCAGGGCTGAAGTGATATGTTACGAGGACTACATCGCACATGGCGGCGAAAACGGAGCCAAAGAGGCTGGCAAGATGAGACTTGAGGGCAAAGACTACGTCGTGCAAGATGGCGACGTGATGCACTTTAGGTTTAATGTCTAA
- a CDS encoding DedA family protein has product MEEFFIELLKEYGYIILFVWCIMEGEMALIMAGILAHTTHMHIALAIFVAGLGGFVGDQIYFYLGRYNKKYIAKRLHTQRRKFAVAHIMLKKYGWPIIFLQRYMYGFRVIIPLCIGLTGYDAKKYAFINLISAWCWAAITTIPAWILGEHILVLLQKAKEHWYVAIPVVAIFMGLLIYTFKRIENKILNERRDRRHAVSNS; this is encoded by the coding sequence ATGGAAGAGTTTTTTATAGAACTGCTTAAAGAGTACGGCTACATCATACTTTTTGTCTGGTGTATCATGGAGGGCGAGATGGCCTTAATAATGGCTGGAATTCTCGCTCACACCACGCACATGCACATCGCACTTGCTATCTTTGTGGCTGGACTTGGAGGCTTTGTAGGGGATCAAATTTACTTCTACCTTGGCCGTTACAATAAAAAATACATCGCAAAAAGGCTTCACACGCAGCGGAGAAAATTTGCAGTGGCGCACATAATGCTGAAAAAATACGGCTGGCCGATCATCTTTTTGCAACGCTATATGTATGGCTTTCGTGTCATCATACCGCTTTGCATAGGACTTACCGGCTATGATGCTAAAAAATACGCCTTTATAAATTTGATCAGCGCTTGGTGCTGGGCGGCGATCACCACCATACCTGCTTGGATACTTGGTGAGCATATATTAGTGCTGCTTCAAAAAGCAAAAGAGCACTGGTATGTCGCTATCCCAGTGGTTGCCATATTTATGGGGCTTTTGATCTATACATTTAAGCGCATCGAAAATAAAATTTTAAACGAAAGGAGAGACAGAAGACATGCAGTTTCAAATAGTTGA
- a CDS encoding leucyl aminopeptidase gives MQFQIVDKKLKDIKADIELIFVVDKELKHKFIGDKEAIKFNNYKGDSVLVLSEVKRAYVPLSKLDLDELRLAAAKAYNALKSLNIKSIKLASYVAECQKLSFEALAEGFLLGSYEFNKYKEKKEKYTLKEIIFSTEEFAGKKVNLKAANEGFKEAEIIANATNFAKDIVNEIPEIYTPQKMAEDAQNLAKNIASIKCEVYDEKFLAKENMNAFLAVNRASVHKPRLIHLTYKPKKSKKRIIFVGKGLTYDSGGLSLKPADYMLTMKSDKSGAAAALGIIKGAAELNLPFEIHAILGATENMIGGNAYKPDDVLISRSGVSIEVRNTDAEGRLVLADCLSYAQDFKPDILIDMATLTGACVVGLGEYTTGIMGNSESLKSEFKNKIKDSGELATMLDFNPYLSELIKSQIADVSNCASSRYGGAITAGMFLAKFIKDEYKDKWLHLDIAGPAYREKAWGYNQAGASGAGVRMNLYFLQALSKEN, from the coding sequence ATGCAGTTTCAAATAGTTGATAAAAAATTAAAAGATATAAAAGCTGATATTGAACTAATTTTCGTAGTAGATAAGGAGTTAAAACATAAATTTATAGGCGATAAAGAGGCTATTAAATTTAACAATTACAAAGGCGATAGCGTCCTTGTTCTAAGCGAGGTAAAAAGGGCTTACGTGCCACTTTCTAAGCTTGATCTTGATGAACTTAGACTTGCTGCTGCTAAAGCTTATAACGCGCTAAAATCGCTAAACATTAAGAGCATAAAGCTAGCTTCTTACGTAGCAGAGTGTCAAAAACTAAGCTTTGAGGCGCTAGCTGAGGGCTTTTTGCTTGGAAGCTATGAATTTAATAAATATAAAGAGAAAAAAGAGAAATACACCCTAAAAGAGATCATCTTTTCTACTGAAGAATTTGCTGGCAAAAAGGTCAATCTAAAAGCTGCAAATGAGGGCTTTAAAGAAGCAGAGATAATAGCAAATGCTACAAATTTCGCAAAAGATATCGTAAATGAAATACCAGAAATTTATACACCACAAAAGATGGCCGAGGATGCGCAAAATTTAGCCAAAAATATTGCAAGCATAAAGTGCGAGGTCTATGACGAGAAATTTCTAGCAAAAGAAAATATGAACGCATTTTTGGCGGTAAATCGCGCAAGCGTGCATAAACCAAGGCTTATCCATCTAACCTACAAGCCTAAAAAGTCTAAAAAACGCATCATCTTTGTTGGCAAAGGGCTAACATACGATAGCGGTGGCCTTAGCTTAAAGCCGGCTGATTATATGCTAACGATGAAATCAGACAAAAGCGGCGCGGCAGCAGCACTTGGCATCATAAAAGGTGCAGCGGAGCTAAATTTACCATTTGAAATTCATGCCATTTTGGGTGCCACCGAAAATATGATCGGTGGCAACGCCTATAAGCCAGACGACGTGCTTATTTCAAGAAGTGGCGTTAGCATAGAGGTTAGAAATACCGACGCAGAAGGACGTTTGGTGCTGGCTGACTGCCTAAGCTATGCACAAGACTTTAAACCAGACATCCTAATCGACATGGCGACCCTAACTGGCGCTTGCGTCGTGGGACTTGGCGAGTACACAACTGGCATCATGGGCAACAGCGAGAGCCTAAAAAGTGAGTTTAAAAACAAGATAAAAGATAGTGGCGAACTAGCGACTATGCTTGATTTTAACCCTTATCTTAGCGAGCTTATCAAAAGCCAGATCGCAGACGTTAGCAACTGCGCCTCAAGCAGATATGGCGGCGCGATCACGGCTGGCATGTTTTTGGCCAAATTTATCAAAGATGAGTATAAAGATAAGTGGCTACACCTTGATATCGCAGGTCCAGCGTACCGTGAAAAGGCTTGGGGATATAACCAAGCAGGTGCGAGTGGAGCTGGCGTTAGGATGAATTTATACTTTTTACAAGCACTTAGCAAGGAGAATTGA